A stretch of the Capsicum annuum cultivar UCD-10X-F1 chromosome 10, UCD10Xv1.1, whole genome shotgun sequence genome encodes the following:
- the LOC107843554 gene encoding interactor of constitutive active ROPs 2, chloroplastic isoform X2 has translation MSMQTPKARTASVEVTQRTSPSTAKTARKLRTSGTAEVDSVSFPNPASRTPKDRSPKVIGRRSPQSPAIEKRPGRMSALEDQLAQLQEEVRAAKEQLSLSESLKETSQQEADEVKKQLAAMSEKLEKTEKQLLERSDSEEARFLELHKISQDKDLEWQSELEVVRKQHELDSAALASSLNEIQKLKLQLDRVADSEAIQVRHAESAHAETESLRVQLKETLTLLEQLQNQLNKSKESEAAVLEEVSKAQLELEVAKMTGNTLRSEGLKAMEACNSLSLELEKSKRQVAALEESVNMLQSDQSSKSVNLVDPAESSAAAQENGINAEADELKTEFSNLKNEVNQLQAALEDSERRYQEACIQSTLQIRSAFEMAECTKSESIRSETEWNLRLNAAKADMEELKEKLMHKEAELRMISDENKGLNVQLEEIQAVDREYGLQDELKRSESILADLRASLSDQETELQRFTEENEMLKLEIKKREIESTKVNDELLDLAEAARAAEREALMKLGYLTEEADKTSRKASRIIEELDAVQTTNSEMEAELRKLKVQSDQWRKAAEAAAAMLSTNNNGRCVERTGSLDYHTIGGKLRSPLSEDLDNDYSSKKKNGTMLKKIGSLLKKGHK, from the exons ATGAGCATGCAGACACCAAAAGCAAG GACTGCTTCTGTTGAGGTGACACAAAGGACATCTCCATCTACAGCAAAGACAGCTCGAAAGCTCAGAACTTCAGGGACAGCAGAGGTTGATTCTGTTTCATTTCCAAATCCAGCAAGCAGGACACCAAAAGACAGGAGTCCTAAAGTTATTGGTCGCCGGTCACCACAAAGTCCAGCAATAGAG AAGCGTCCGGGTAGAATGTCAGCTTTGGAAGACCAGCTTGCTCAACTCCAAGAGGAGGTGAGGGCGGCAAAGGAACAGCTCAGTTTATCAGAATCGTTGAAGGAAACATCTCAGCAAGAGGCTGATGAAGTTAAGAAGCAGCTTGCAGCAATGTCAGAAAAGCTTGAGAAGACTGAGAAGCAACTGCTTGAGCGCTCAGATTCTGAGGAAGCTCGATTCTTGGAGCTACACAAGATCTCACAAGATAAGGATCTAGAATGGCAATCTGAACTTGAGGTTGTGCGGAAGCAGCATGAATTGGACTCTGCTGCCCTAGCTTCTTCCCTGAATGAAATCCAGAAGCTTAAACTTCAGCTTGATAGAGTAGCTGATTCTGAAGCCATTCAAGTTCGCCATGCTGAATCAGCTCATGCTGAGACCGAAAGCTTAAGGGTACAACTCAAAGAAACCCTGACATTGCTTGAGCAATTGCAAAACCAGTTAAACAAAAGCAAGGAATCTGAAGCTGCTGTGCTTGAGGAAGTCAGTAAAGCTCAGTTGGAATTGGAAGTTGCGAAGATGACAGGCAATACTTTACGCTCGGAAGGTCTGAAGGCAATGGAGGCTTGCAATTCCTTGTCATTGGAGTTGGAAAAGTCAAAGCGTCAAGTGGCTGCATTGGAGGAAAGTGTCAACATGCTCCAGTCTGATCAAAGCAGCAAAAGTGTGAACCTGGTAGATCCTGCAGAAAGTTCTGCAGCTGCACAAGAAAATGGAATCAATGCGGAAGCTGATGAACTAAAAACTGAGTTCAGTAATCTTAAAAATGAGGTAAATCAACTACAGGCTGCATTGGAGGATTCTGAGAGAAGGTATCAGGAAGCATGCATCCAGAGCACCTTGCAGATAAGAAGTGCTTTTGAGATGGCGGAGTGCACAAAGTCTGAATCGATTAGAAGCGAGACTGAATGGAACTTGAGGTTAAATGCTGCAAAAGCAGATATGGAAGAGTTAAAGGAGAAACTAATGCACAAAGAAGCTGAATTACGAATGATTTCAGATGAAAATAAGGGCCTGAATGTACAACTCGAAGAAATACAGGCAGTTGACCGAGAATATGGCTTACAAGATGAACTGAAGAGATCAGAGTCAATCTTGGCAGATTTAAGGGCAAGTTTATCTGATCAAGAGACGGAGTTGCAGCGTTTCACTGAGGAGAATGAGATGCTGAAGTTGGAAATCAAGAAGAGGGAAATAGAGAGTACCAAAGTGAATGATGAGCTTCTTGACTTAGCAGAAGCCGCGAGAGCCGCTGAAAGAGAGGCTCTGATGAAGCTGGGGTATTTGACCGAGGAAGCAGATAAAACTAGCAGAAAAGCATCGCGGATCATCGAGGAGTTGGATGCAGTGCAGACAACTAACTCTGAGATGGAAGCTGAGTTGAGGAAGTTAAAAGTACAATCTGATCAATGGAGGAAGGCTGCTGAAGCAGCTGCAGCTATGCTCTCAACTAACAACAATGGGAGATGCGTTGAGAGAACAGGCTCTTTAGATTACCATACTATTGGTGGCAAGCTGCGTTCTCCTTTGTCTGAAgatttggataatgattactcatCCAAGAAGAAGAATGGCACCATGTTGAAGAAGATTGGTAGTTTATTAAAGAAGGGCCACAAATAG
- the LOC107843554 gene encoding interactor of constitutive active ROPs 2, chloroplastic isoform X1, translating into MSMQTPKARTASVEVTQRTSPSTAKTARKLRTSGTAEVDSVSFPNPASRTPKDRSPKVIGRRSPQSPAIEQKRPGRMSALEDQLAQLQEEVRAAKEQLSLSESLKETSQQEADEVKKQLAAMSEKLEKTEKQLLERSDSEEARFLELHKISQDKDLEWQSELEVVRKQHELDSAALASSLNEIQKLKLQLDRVADSEAIQVRHAESAHAETESLRVQLKETLTLLEQLQNQLNKSKESEAAVLEEVSKAQLELEVAKMTGNTLRSEGLKAMEACNSLSLELEKSKRQVAALEESVNMLQSDQSSKSVNLVDPAESSAAAQENGINAEADELKTEFSNLKNEVNQLQAALEDSERRYQEACIQSTLQIRSAFEMAECTKSESIRSETEWNLRLNAAKADMEELKEKLMHKEAELRMISDENKGLNVQLEEIQAVDREYGLQDELKRSESILADLRASLSDQETELQRFTEENEMLKLEIKKREIESTKVNDELLDLAEAARAAEREALMKLGYLTEEADKTSRKASRIIEELDAVQTTNSEMEAELRKLKVQSDQWRKAAEAAAAMLSTNNNGRCVERTGSLDYHTIGGKLRSPLSEDLDNDYSSKKKNGTMLKKIGSLLKKGHK; encoded by the exons ATGAGCATGCAGACACCAAAAGCAAG GACTGCTTCTGTTGAGGTGACACAAAGGACATCTCCATCTACAGCAAAGACAGCTCGAAAGCTCAGAACTTCAGGGACAGCAGAGGTTGATTCTGTTTCATTTCCAAATCCAGCAAGCAGGACACCAAAAGACAGGAGTCCTAAAGTTATTGGTCGCCGGTCACCACAAAGTCCAGCAATAGAG CAGAAGCGTCCGGGTAGAATGTCAGCTTTGGAAGACCAGCTTGCTCAACTCCAAGAGGAGGTGAGGGCGGCAAAGGAACAGCTCAGTTTATCAGAATCGTTGAAGGAAACATCTCAGCAAGAGGCTGATGAAGTTAAGAAGCAGCTTGCAGCAATGTCAGAAAAGCTTGAGAAGACTGAGAAGCAACTGCTTGAGCGCTCAGATTCTGAGGAAGCTCGATTCTTGGAGCTACACAAGATCTCACAAGATAAGGATCTAGAATGGCAATCTGAACTTGAGGTTGTGCGGAAGCAGCATGAATTGGACTCTGCTGCCCTAGCTTCTTCCCTGAATGAAATCCAGAAGCTTAAACTTCAGCTTGATAGAGTAGCTGATTCTGAAGCCATTCAAGTTCGCCATGCTGAATCAGCTCATGCTGAGACCGAAAGCTTAAGGGTACAACTCAAAGAAACCCTGACATTGCTTGAGCAATTGCAAAACCAGTTAAACAAAAGCAAGGAATCTGAAGCTGCTGTGCTTGAGGAAGTCAGTAAAGCTCAGTTGGAATTGGAAGTTGCGAAGATGACAGGCAATACTTTACGCTCGGAAGGTCTGAAGGCAATGGAGGCTTGCAATTCCTTGTCATTGGAGTTGGAAAAGTCAAAGCGTCAAGTGGCTGCATTGGAGGAAAGTGTCAACATGCTCCAGTCTGATCAAAGCAGCAAAAGTGTGAACCTGGTAGATCCTGCAGAAAGTTCTGCAGCTGCACAAGAAAATGGAATCAATGCGGAAGCTGATGAACTAAAAACTGAGTTCAGTAATCTTAAAAATGAGGTAAATCAACTACAGGCTGCATTGGAGGATTCTGAGAGAAGGTATCAGGAAGCATGCATCCAGAGCACCTTGCAGATAAGAAGTGCTTTTGAGATGGCGGAGTGCACAAAGTCTGAATCGATTAGAAGCGAGACTGAATGGAACTTGAGGTTAAATGCTGCAAAAGCAGATATGGAAGAGTTAAAGGAGAAACTAATGCACAAAGAAGCTGAATTACGAATGATTTCAGATGAAAATAAGGGCCTGAATGTACAACTCGAAGAAATACAGGCAGTTGACCGAGAATATGGCTTACAAGATGAACTGAAGAGATCAGAGTCAATCTTGGCAGATTTAAGGGCAAGTTTATCTGATCAAGAGACGGAGTTGCAGCGTTTCACTGAGGAGAATGAGATGCTGAAGTTGGAAATCAAGAAGAGGGAAATAGAGAGTACCAAAGTGAATGATGAGCTTCTTGACTTAGCAGAAGCCGCGAGAGCCGCTGAAAGAGAGGCTCTGATGAAGCTGGGGTATTTGACCGAGGAAGCAGATAAAACTAGCAGAAAAGCATCGCGGATCATCGAGGAGTTGGATGCAGTGCAGACAACTAACTCTGAGATGGAAGCTGAGTTGAGGAAGTTAAAAGTACAATCTGATCAATGGAGGAAGGCTGCTGAAGCAGCTGCAGCTATGCTCTCAACTAACAACAATGGGAGATGCGTTGAGAGAACAGGCTCTTTAGATTACCATACTATTGGTGGCAAGCTGCGTTCTCCTTTGTCTGAAgatttggataatgattactcatCCAAGAAGAAGAATGGCACCATGTTGAAGAAGATTGGTAGTTTATTAAAGAAGGGCCACAAATAG